GGATCATCACCCGGTCGATGCGGGATTCGCTTTTGCCGAGTAATCTGGCTACGTGCGGCATATGTTTGGGCTGCGCGAGCACAAACACCTGGTCGTTCCGCTGGAGCCGCTCCGTGCCGCGGGGGATGATCGTGCGGATGCCGCGGGCGATTCCCATAATCCGAAAGGGGATGTCCGACAGTTCCTCGGCGAGGTCGCGCAGGGACTTTCCGATCGCCGGCGATCCCACGTCCAGGCGCATGCCCACCAGATGGAGACGGCCGTCGGCGAAGGTGAGGACGTCGGTGGCGCTGGAGCGTCGCATGAGGCGGATGACCTCGGCGGCGGCGCTTTCTTCGGGATGGATGATGATGTCGATCCCGAAATCCGACGCCTGGATGACGGAGCCCGAATCGCCCAGCACGTCGCTGCGCACCCGGGCAACTGTCGTGGCCACCCCGAGGCGCCGCGCCATCATGCAGGCGATGATATTCACCTCATCGACCGTTGTGACCGCAATGAGGATGTCGGCTTTATGCACCCCGCACTGAGTAAGTACCTCGGGAGACGTCCCGCCGCCCCGCACGGTCATCACATCGAGCTTGTCGCTCACGGCTTCAAGCGCCGCGGCGTCCATGTCGACGACCGTCACATCGTGCTGCTCGAGCGCGAGCAAGCGAGCCACGTCGAATCCTACTTCGCCTGCGCCAATTACAATCGCTCTCATGAGCCGTGCACGTCGGTGAAAAAAAGGGCAAAACGCCAGCCGGCAAAGATACAGTATCGTTCTACACCAAACATCGATTAGTCGATCAACGGCCGATAATCTTCAGGCGAACCTCACGAAGCCGGCAAAAGAGGTAAAACGATCCAGAACGTAGTCCCCACACCCACTTCGGTCTCGAAGCCGATGGTCCCGCGCAGGTCCTCG
This sequence is a window from Rhodothermales bacterium. Protein-coding genes within it:
- the trkA gene encoding Trk system potassium transporter TrkA encodes the protein MRAIVIGAGEVGFDVARLLALEQHDVTVVDMDAAALEAVSDKLDVMTVRGGGTSPEVLTQCGVHKADILIAVTTVDEVNIIACMMARRLGVATTVARVRSDVLGDSGSVIQASDFGIDIIIHPEESAAAEVIRLMRRSSATDVLTFADGRLHLVGMRLDVGSPAIGKSLRDLAEELSDIPFRIMGIARGIRTIIPRGTERLQRNDQVFVLAQPKHMPHVARLLGKSESRIDRVMILGGTKIGARVASQLSGEKHKKLKLVEPDREKAELLARQLPDVMVIHGDATDIDLLVMEGLSEMDAFVAVTDDEESNLVSCLMAKHLGVSKTVALLSKGAYVPISQVIGLDAAVNKKLAISREIMRFLRGKHVLSVATVHGLDLEILEIEANTRAPITRKPLSGLTIPGDMLIGAILNGEGEVEVATGATHVQPGDRAIIFVRPHFIHEAERFFSKA